A single genomic interval of Croceibacter atlanticus HTCC2559 harbors:
- a CDS encoding acyl-CoA-binding protein gives MSSEELDKEFEHAVDCVNAHKDPFPADTLLKLYAYYKRANHDSQRPSGSKPLISAFKTNALFQTRNMTIDEAKQEYIDLVKDYFGSLDDC, from the coding sequence ATGTCTTCTGAAGAACTGGACAAAGAGTTTGAACATGCTGTAGACTGTGTTAACGCACACAAAGATCCTTTTCCTGCAGATACATTATTAAAACTTTATGCCTATTACAAGCGTGCTAATCACGATTCTCAAAGACCAAGTGGCAGCAAGCCTTTAATTAGTGCTTTTAAAACTAATGCGCTTTTTCAAACTAGAAATATGACTATTGATGAAGCAAAACAAGAATACATAGATTTAGTTAAGGATTACTTTGGCTCCTTAGACGATTGCTAG
- a CDS encoding phosphatidylserine decarboxylase family protein: MFHKEGYKIILITLFLAIGIALASEFLIDSVWIKRLILIAIIIFFVLILQFFRNPKRTFYSDDKQVVSPVDGKVVVIEEVFEKEYFKDKRLQVSVFMSPINVHVTRHPINGVVKYSKYHPGKYLVAWHPKASEDNERTTVVVENDTIGAVLYRQIAGALAKRIVNYAQEGQTVVQGSDSGFIKFGSRVDLYLPIGTKLDVTLNQKVKGGLTTIAKL; this comes from the coding sequence ATGTTCCATAAAGAAGGTTATAAAATCATCCTTATTACACTATTCCTTGCTATTGGTATAGCATTGGCATCTGAGTTTCTTATTGATTCGGTTTGGATTAAACGATTAATACTAATTGCTATAATTATATTTTTTGTGCTTATCCTTCAATTTTTCAGAAACCCAAAACGTACATTTTATTCAGACGACAAGCAAGTTGTATCTCCTGTAGATGGCAAAGTGGTAGTTATTGAAGAGGTTTTTGAGAAGGAATATTTTAAAGATAAGCGTTTACAGGTTTCTGTATTTATGTCTCCTATAAATGTTCACGTAACAAGACATCCTATAAATGGAGTTGTAAAATACAGTAAATACCATCCTGGAAAATACTTAGTAGCTTGGCACCCTAAAGCAAGTGAAGATAATGAGCGCACAACTGTTGTTGTAGAAAATGATACTATAGGCGCTGTACTTTATAGACAAATAGCTGGCGCTTTAGCAAAGCGTATAGTAAACTATGCTCAAGAAGGGCAGACGGTAGTACAAGGTAGTGACAGCGGGTTTATAAAATTTGGTTCTCGTGTAGATCTTTACTTACCAATAGGAACAAAACTAGACGTAACTCTTAACCAAAAAGTTAAAGGAGGTCTTACAACTATCGCAAAATTATAG
- a CDS encoding phosphatidate cytidylyltransferase has protein sequence MKEFGVRLLSALLYAILLVGAMFHSQEAFLTLFFLFGVVVINELQKLLIVKSYIAYIVLIGCFLAFSYFDINDNATYVFLIATLFVNSVLIKDLLVINKIPLFNQKKYIVVFFYLIGSLIFLTLIPSTQGYYAPDVIFGCFALVWFNDSWAYIIGKNFGKHKLYERISPKKSVEGFIGGLVFSILGAWVVTLLTNELSLMHWFVIALIISIFGTIGDLIQSKFKRQAEVKDSGNLMPGHGGLFDRLDSILFASPFIYTYLELLNYVP, from the coding sequence ATGAAAGAATTTGGGGTTCGGCTATTATCGGCATTGTTATACGCAATACTTTTAGTTGGAGCCATGTTTCATTCTCAAGAAGCATTCCTAACCTTATTTTTTCTTTTTGGTGTAGTAGTAATTAATGAACTTCAGAAACTATTAATTGTAAAAAGCTATATAGCATACATTGTTTTAATAGGGTGTTTTTTAGCTTTCAGCTATTTTGATATTAATGATAATGCTACCTACGTTTTCTTAATAGCTACACTATTTGTAAACTCTGTACTAATAAAAGACTTACTGGTAATAAATAAGATTCCGTTATTTAATCAGAAGAAATACATTGTAGTTTTCTTTTACCTTATAGGCTCTCTCATCTTTTTAACATTAATACCTAGCACACAAGGCTATTATGCTCCAGATGTTATTTTTGGTTGCTTTGCGCTCGTGTGGTTTAATGACTCTTGGGCTTATATTATCGGGAAAAACTTTGGAAAGCATAAACTCTATGAGCGTATTTCTCCTAAAAAATCTGTTGAAGGTTTTATAGGTGGTCTTGTGTTTTCTATACTAGGAGCTTGGGTTGTTACACTACTTACCAATGAGTTAAGTCTTATGCATTGGTTTGTAATTGCATTAATTATAAGTATTTTTGGTACTATTGGAGATCTTATACAATCTAAATTTAAACGACAAGCAGAAGTAAAGGATAGCGGAAATTTAATGCCTGGCCACGGTGGTTTGTTTGACAGACTGGACAGCATTCTTTTTGCAAGTCCTTTTATATATACTTATTTAGAATTACTTAACTATGTTCCATAA
- a CDS encoding LUD domain-containing protein, protein MGIFDVFKKGKSQDKGEQPKPEGKYMPQSKLPVDERFMKYFIENGGKFIYCENQDEVLDAFDNILLENDWYESEVCCLSSHFTQKFDGFNLEFNTNESSKFYLGGCEYLIANNGALLVTSNQIKEKKLSELPSNFVILAGTSQLVEDISEGLRRIKSKSKTGIPSNITTIKHFGESKSDDFMAYGSTTKNLYLLLLEDL, encoded by the coding sequence ATGGGCATTTTTGATGTATTCAAAAAAGGAAAATCTCAAGACAAAGGCGAACAACCTAAGCCTGAAGGCAAATATATGCCTCAGTCTAAGCTACCTGTAGATGAACGCTTCATGAAATACTTCATAGAGAATGGCGGTAAATTTATTTATTGCGAAAATCAAGATGAAGTATTAGATGCTTTTGATAACATACTCTTAGAAAATGATTGGTATGAAAGTGAAGTTTGCTGCCTTAGCAGTCATTTCACGCAGAAGTTTGATGGTTTTAATTTAGAGTTCAATACAAATGAAAGTTCTAAATTTTACCTTGGCGGTTGTGAGTATCTTATTGCAAATAATGGTGCTTTACTTGTTACAAGTAATCAAATTAAAGAGAAAAAACTTTCAGAATTACCTTCAAATTTTGTGATCTTAGCGGGTACTAGTCAGCTAGTTGAAGATATTAGTGAAGGTTTACGCCGCATAAAATCTAAAAGCAAAACAGGAATTCCATCTAACATAACTACCATAAAACACTTTGGAGAATCTAAAAGTGATGACTTTATGGCTTATGGAAGTACAACAAAAAACCTATATTTGCTGCTTCTTGAAGATCTTTAA
- the ftsH gene encoding ATP-dependent zinc metalloprotease FtsH: MAKEQPNKAKPAGKNSQEPKKPKFSPYWIYAGIILIFLGIQFFAGGGFNEPSKTNPAEFETYLENGDVKRVVIVNRKMAQVFLTDEAKAKDTHKKTEDSKFLPAAGTPDYTFEFGDLQNFENMISDAKKNNSISTVVTYKTESNVWGDILLTLLPFVLIIGIWIFIMRRMSGAGGGGGPGGQIFNIGKSKAKLFDQNTDVKVSFKDVAGLEGAKEEVQEIVDFLKNPDKYTNLGGKIPKGALLVGQPGTGKTLLAKAVAGEAKVPFFSLSGSDFVEMFVGVGASRVRDLFKQAKDKSPAIIFIDEIDAIGRARGKNNMSGSNDERENTLNQLLTEMDGFGTNTNVIVLAATNRADVLDKALMRAGRFDRQIYVDLPDVRERKEIFEVHLRPLKKVAEELDVDFLAKQTPGFSGADIANVCNEAALIAARKGNKAVGKQDFLDAVDRIVGGLEKKNKIITKDEKKAIAFHEAGHATVSWMLEHAAPLVKVTIVPRGQSLGAAWYLPEERLIVRPDQMLDEMCATMGGRAAEKVIFNKISTGALSDLEKVTKQARAMVTIYGLSEKVGNITYYDSSGQNEYNFSKPYSEKTSELIDKEISEIVEKQYERAIDLLSQHKDKLTELAEILLEKEVIFKDDLEKIFGKRPFEKSEAVQLKGTVSYEKDNDAEEDLVSQEVPTPTQAEDESGEDKAL, from the coding sequence ATGGCTAAAGAGCAACCTAATAAAGCAAAACCTGCTGGAAAAAACTCGCAGGAACCTAAAAAACCTAAGTTTAGTCCTTACTGGATTTACGCAGGTATCATATTAATATTTCTAGGCATACAATTCTTTGCTGGTGGTGGTTTTAACGAACCATCTAAAACAAATCCTGCAGAGTTTGAAACCTATCTTGAAAATGGAGATGTAAAGCGTGTGGTTATTGTTAACCGCAAAATGGCTCAAGTGTTTTTAACAGATGAAGCTAAAGCTAAAGACACCCATAAAAAGACAGAAGATTCTAAATTCTTACCAGCTGCTGGTACTCCAGACTACACTTTTGAGTTTGGTGACCTGCAGAATTTTGAGAACATGATTTCCGATGCTAAGAAAAACAACAGTATTTCTACTGTGGTAACTTATAAAACAGAAAGCAATGTTTGGGGAGACATCCTACTCACATTATTACCTTTTGTTTTAATTATCGGTATTTGGATTTTCATTATGCGCCGTATGAGTGGCGCTGGTGGTGGCGGTGGTCCAGGCGGGCAAATCTTTAATATAGGAAAGTCTAAAGCAAAACTATTTGACCAAAATACAGACGTAAAAGTTTCTTTTAAAGACGTTGCTGGTTTAGAAGGTGCAAAAGAAGAAGTACAAGAAATTGTAGATTTTCTTAAGAATCCAGATAAGTATACTAACCTTGGTGGTAAAATTCCTAAAGGAGCCTTATTGGTAGGACAACCAGGAACAGGTAAAACATTATTAGCAAAAGCTGTTGCAGGTGAAGCTAAAGTGCCGTTCTTCTCCTTAAGTGGATCAGACTTTGTAGAAATGTTTGTTGGTGTTGGTGCATCTCGTGTTAGAGATTTATTTAAACAAGCCAAAGACAAGTCTCCAGCTATTATCTTTATTGATGAGATAGATGCTATTGGTCGTGCTCGTGGAAAAAACAATATGTCAGGTTCAAATGATGAACGTGAAAATACACTAAACCAGTTATTAACTGAGATGGATGGTTTTGGCACCAATACAAACGTTATTGTCTTAGCTGCTACAAACCGTGCAGATGTTTTAGATAAAGCATTAATGCGTGCAGGTCGATTTGACCGTCAAATTTATGTAGACTTACCAGATGTAAGAGAGCGTAAAGAAATCTTTGAAGTACACTTACGCCCGCTTAAAAAAGTAGCTGAAGAACTAGATGTAGATTTTCTTGCTAAGCAAACACCAGGTTTCTCTGGAGCAGATATTGCTAATGTTTGTAATGAAGCTGCATTAATTGCTGCTCGTAAAGGAAATAAAGCTGTCGGAAAACAAGATTTCCTAGATGCTGTAGATAGAATTGTTGGTGGTTTAGAGAAGAAAAATAAAATTATAACTAAAGACGAAAAGAAAGCAATTGCTTTTCACGAGGCTGGTCACGCAACTGTAAGTTGGATGTTAGAGCACGCTGCGCCTTTAGTAAAGGTTACTATTGTTCCTAGAGGACAATCTTTAGGTGCCGCTTGGTATTTACCAGAAGAGCGCTTAATTGTAAGGCCAGACCAAATGCTAGACGAAATGTGTGCTACAATGGGTGGTCGTGCTGCAGAGAAAGTAATCTTCAATAAGATTTCTACTGGTGCTTTAAGTGATCTTGAAAAGGTTACTAAGCAAGCACGTGCTATGGTTACCATTTATGGTCTGAGTGAAAAAGTAGGGAACATTACCTATTATGATTCTTCAGGACAAAACGAATACAACTTTAGTAAGCCATACAGTGAAAAGACTTCTGAGCTAATAGATAAAGAAATCTCTGAAATTGTTGAAAAACAATATGAGCGTGCAATAGATCTTTTAAGTCAACATAAAGATAAGCTTACAGAGCTTGCTGAAATACTTCTTGAAAAGGAAGTAATCTTTAAAGATGATCTTGAAAAAATCTTTGGAAAACGTCCTTTCGAAAAAAGTGAAGCAGTACAATTAAAAGGTACCGTTTCTTATGAAAAAGATAATGACGCAGAAGAAGATCTTGTAAGCCAAGAGGTTCCTACGCCTACACAAGCTGAGGATGAATCTGGTGAAGACAAAGCTCTTTAA
- the rsfS gene encoding ribosome silencing factor, with the protein MAKKEIKTDELISYIVEGIENVKGQDIDILDLREIENTVCDYFVICNGTSNTQVNALVGSIQKTVSKAIKDKPWHVEGSENGEWVLIDYVNVVVHVFQKHIREYYDIEGLWGDAKVTSIETAY; encoded by the coding sequence ATGGCGAAAAAAGAAATAAAGACAGACGAACTGATTTCATATATTGTTGAAGGTATTGAAAATGTAAAGGGACAAGATATAGATATTTTGGACCTAAGAGAGATAGAAAACACCGTTTGCGATTATTTTGTCATTTGCAATGGTACATCCAACACACAGGTCAACGCATTAGTTGGCTCTATCCAAAAAACCGTAAGCAAGGCAATTAAAGATAAGCCTTGGCACGTAGAAGGCAGTGAAAACGGTGAATGGGTTCTTATAGACTATGTGAACGTTGTTGTTCACGTATTCCAAAAACATATAAGAGAATACTACGATATAGAAGGACTTTGGGGAGATGCCAAAGTTACATCTATTGAAACTGCCTATTAA
- a CDS encoding biotin--[acetyl-CoA-carboxylase] ligase, which produces MRIIRVSQTASTNSFLKELHREQSFKESVCVIAEQQTAGRGQKGNVWLTEPFQNLTFSVLLPDILIPLENQYQLNMQLSLGLLKSLQVLNVPKLSLKWPNDIMSDSKKIGGILIENSITGTHLKHSVIGVGLNVNQTSFEGLPKASSLKLCSNTAFNLDEVLQTILHELDKLTEYLNTLPFKVTKRNYEEALFRKGVISVFEDLEGFKFNGVIKGVTDSGLLKVETDDALKLFDLKEVKLLF; this is translated from the coding sequence ATGCGCATCATACGTGTCAGTCAAACAGCTTCAACAAACTCTTTTTTAAAGGAGCTTCATAGAGAACAATCATTTAAGGAATCTGTTTGTGTAATTGCAGAACAACAAACTGCTGGAAGAGGACAAAAAGGAAATGTCTGGCTTACAGAACCCTTTCAAAATCTAACATTTAGTGTGTTATTGCCAGATATTTTAATTCCGCTTGAAAATCAATATCAGTTAAATATGCAATTGTCATTAGGCTTATTAAAAAGCTTACAGGTATTAAATGTCCCGAAGCTTTCTTTAAAATGGCCCAACGACATTATGTCAGACTCCAAAAAAATAGGAGGTATTTTAATTGAAAACTCAATAACCGGAACACATTTAAAACATAGTGTGATTGGAGTAGGTTTAAATGTAAATCAAACTAGTTTTGAAGGCCTGCCTAAAGCAAGTTCATTAAAACTATGTAGCAATACAGCATTTAATTTAGATGAAGTCTTACAGACAATTCTCCATGAGTTAGATAAATTGACTGAGTATTTAAACACTTTACCATTTAAAGTAACAAAAAGAAATTATGAAGAAGCTTTATTTAGGAAAGGTGTAATTTCTGTGTTTGAAGATTTAGAGGGCTTTAAATTTAATGGTGTAATTAAAGGCGTTACAGATAGTGGTCTTTTAAAAGTAGAGACAGATGATGCTCTTAAACTCTTTGATCTTAAAGAGGTGAAGCTTTTATTTTAA
- a CDS encoding SRPBCC family protein — protein sequence MTLESPKTHTQKSQEELFNFLSNVDNYKSIMPESLENFKKIDDESFLFQLKGMPEIMLVIKETTPHNQVVLGAKSDKLPFTLTADIEEAQEGSDVQLQFNGEFNAMMGMMIKGPIKKFIATLSENMGKL from the coding sequence ATGACTTTAGAATCACCAAAAACACATACTCAAAAATCTCAAGAAGAACTATTTAATTTTTTGAGCAACGTAGACAATTATAAAAGCATTATGCCAGAATCTCTTGAAAATTTCAAGAAGATAGACGATGAAAGCTTCCTGTTTCAATTAAAAGGAATGCCAGAAATTATGCTTGTAATTAAGGAAACAACACCTCACAACCAAGTTGTACTTGGTGCTAAAAGTGACAAACTTCCATTTACATTAACTGCAGATATTGAAGAGGCTCAAGAAGGCAGCGACGTACAGTTACAATTTAACGGTGAGTTTAATGCTATGATGGGTATGATGATAAAAGGACCAATTAAGAAATTTATAGCTACACTTAGCGAAAATATGGGAAAACTATAG
- the pyrE gene encoding orotate phosphoribosyltransferase, translating into MILDKETAKKTAELLLQINAIKLKPQEPFTWASGWKSPIYCDNRIVLSFPTIRNFIREHMARQVEELYGKPDVIAGVATGAIGIGMLVADYLNLPFIYIRPEAKKHGRQNKIEGQLEEGQTVVVIEDLISTGMSSLKAVDALHEANANVKGMLAIFSYGFDVSKENFKSANVELHTLSDYEHLIEQASQTNYIYQDQAETLQNWRKDPSNWAPTVSK; encoded by the coding sequence ATGATTTTAGATAAAGAAACCGCCAAGAAAACGGCTGAGTTATTGTTGCAAATAAACGCAATAAAATTGAAACCACAAGAACCGTTTACTTGGGCTAGCGGATGGAAATCCCCTATTTACTGCGATAACCGCATTGTATTGTCATTCCCAACAATTCGAAATTTTATTCGTGAGCATATGGCTCGACAAGTAGAAGAGCTTTATGGCAAGCCAGATGTTATTGCTGGTGTAGCTACTGGTGCTATTGGTATTGGTATGCTTGTGGCAGATTATTTAAACCTGCCATTTATATATATTCGTCCAGAAGCTAAAAAACACGGTCGCCAAAACAAAATTGAAGGCCAGTTAGAGGAAGGCCAAACAGTGGTGGTTATAGAAGACCTTATTAGTACAGGTATGAGTAGTCTTAAAGCTGTAGATGCATTGCATGAGGCAAACGCTAATGTAAAAGGAATGCTTGCCATTTTTTCTTACGGTTTCGATGTTTCAAAAGAAAACTTTAAATCTGCCAATGTAGAGCTACATACACTTAGTGATTATGAGCATTTAATTGAGCAAGCCAGCCAAACAAATTACATTTACCAAGATCAGGCAGAAACACTTCAAAATTGGAGAAAAGATCCTTCTAACTGGGCACCAACAGTGTCAAAATAA
- a CDS encoding NUDIX hydrolase, giving the protein MYKVFVNDVPIMLSTEKQIGKEYTNIPIKIARLKKIIKKIKKGKLTYVNLYHKKEEKLFKHLKRKLPVVVAGGGLVYNDNQEILFIYRNDKWDLPKGKIEKNETIEECAIREVWEETGVEDLKITKLITKTYHVFKRNGKLKLKETWWYEMHTPYTGELTPQPSEGIEKVKWKNFAKSQKALQGSYENIKLLFPKEYLTMHPNDRVGI; this is encoded by the coding sequence ATGTATAAAGTTTTTGTGAATGATGTGCCAATAATGCTTTCTACTGAAAAGCAAATAGGCAAGGAGTATACCAATATTCCCATAAAGATTGCTAGGCTTAAGAAAATCATTAAAAAAATAAAGAAAGGAAAACTTACCTACGTTAACCTTTACCATAAAAAAGAGGAGAAACTCTTTAAGCATTTAAAGCGAAAACTACCTGTAGTTGTTGCTGGAGGCGGACTGGTTTATAATGACAATCAAGAAATTTTATTTATTTATCGAAATGATAAGTGGGATCTTCCTAAAGGTAAGATCGAGAAAAACGAAACAATAGAAGAGTGCGCTATTAGGGAAGTTTGGGAAGAAACTGGCGTAGAAGACCTAAAGATTACCAAACTTATTACTAAGACGTATCACGTTTTTAAACGTAATGGCAAGTTAAAGCTTAAAGAGACTTGGTGGTATGAGATGCACACCCCTTATACTGGCGAACTTACACCACAGCCAAGTGAAGGTATTGAAAAGGTAAAGTGGAAAAACTTTGCAAAGTCTCAGAAAGCATTGCAAGGCTCCTATGAAAACATAAAGCTATTGTTCCCTAAAGAGTATCTTACAATGCATCCTAATGACCGTGTTGGTATTTAA
- a CDS encoding DUF2167 domain-containing protein, producing MKHFLLSIALIAFSYVAIAQDDVETLTETTILDDTEVESDELSDEEYEILVDSIHASFNYEYGSISLNEDLATLQVPSGYKFLNAEQSKYVLEDLWGNMPEETLGLLFPEDIDPLSDNFTYAVEITYTEDGFIEDEDAEDIDYDELLETMQEESEAMNEERKKLGYDGIELIGWAQPPYYDNTTKKLHWAKELHFENYETNTLNYNIRVLGRKGFLTMNVIGEMNVLPMVQNDLDPILSSVEFNEGNRYADFNPDIDTVAAYGIGGLIAGKILAKAGFFALILKFWKVIAIGVVGAFGIFKKKIFGSKSDSTEV from the coding sequence ATGAAACATTTTTTACTCTCTATTGCATTAATTGCATTTTCCTACGTTGCCATTGCACAGGATGATGTGGAAACACTTACCGAAACTACAATTTTAGACGACACAGAAGTTGAGTCTGATGAACTATCAGATGAAGAATACGAAATTCTTGTAGACAGTATTCACGCATCGTTTAACTATGAATACGGATCAATTTCATTAAATGAAGACCTAGCCACATTACAAGTACCTAGTGGTTATAAATTTTTAAATGCAGAGCAATCTAAATACGTTTTAGAAGACCTGTGGGGAAATATGCCTGAAGAAACTTTAGGCTTACTTTTCCCAGAAGATATAGATCCACTTTCAGACAACTTTACATACGCTGTAGAAATTACCTATACAGAAGATGGCTTTATTGAAGATGAAGATGCAGAAGATATAGATTATGATGAGCTTTTAGAAACCATGCAAGAAGAGTCTGAAGCTATGAATGAAGAACGTAAAAAATTAGGCTATGATGGTATAGAACTTATTGGTTGGGCACAACCACCATATTATGATAATACTACCAAAAAATTACATTGGGCTAAAGAACTTCATTTTGAAAATTATGAAACTAACACATTAAACTATAACATTAGAGTTTTAGGTAGAAAAGGGTTTCTAACTATGAATGTTATTGGAGAAATGAATGTTTTACCTATGGTTCAAAATGATTTAGATCCTATACTAAGTAGTGTAGAGTTTAATGAAGGAAACAGATATGCAGATTTTAACCCAGACATAGATACTGTCGCCGCTTACGGAATAGGTGGATTAATTGCTGGTAAAATTTTAGCAAAAGCTGGTTTTTTTGCATTAATACTAAAATTCTGGAAAGTTATAGCCATTGGTGTAGTAGGCGCTTTCGGAATCTTTAAGAAAAAGATTTTCGGTAGCAAGTCAGACTCTACAGAAGTTTAA
- a CDS encoding M14 family metallopeptidase: MILRFSLLMLCIFSLSSCDFSKYKLSTEFDFETRFENSNGTETATYEEVITYYQNLAESHQAIAIYEMDDTDSGEPLHIVTYNANRTFESEFNDGEKQNIILINNGIHPGESDGIDASMMLLRDFAENRIKAPENTIVAVIPVYNIGGALNRNSTTRTNQNGPKEYGFRGNARNYDLNRDFIKSDTKNAKAFAKIYHTLKPDVFIDNHVSNGADYQYTLTHLFTQHNKLGGSLGNYLHNSFMPNLEDQLEKKNWPITPYVNVFNQVPETGFSQFMDHPRYSTGYTTLFNSLGMMVETHMLKPYKQRVEGTYEFMRTVIDMLEEDGETIKKLRQENEDYYRGLTEYPLEYKTDSTTKSSLNFKGYEAERIKSKVTGLQRLKYDRDKPFTKEVSYYNNITPTRTVSVPKSYIIPQGWQEVISLLRLNKIKLERFDKDTTLTVTAYRIDDYKTRNSAYEGHYLHSNTKVTGTENQITFRKGDYKIDTDQPGIRYVLETLEPSAIDSFFNWNFFDSILQQKEGFSPYVFEEVAEKLLKDNPKLKEEFEAKKASDKSFRSNWYLQLDWLHKQSPNYESAHLQYPVYRLE; the protein is encoded by the coding sequence ATGATCTTACGCTTTTCACTTCTAATGTTGTGCATCTTTAGTTTGAGCAGTTGCGACTTTTCAAAATACAAACTATCTACAGAATTTGATTTTGAAACACGATTTGAAAATTCTAACGGAACTGAAACCGCTACTTATGAAGAGGTTATTACGTATTATCAAAATTTAGCAGAATCTCATCAAGCAATTGCCATTTATGAAATGGATGACACAGATTCTGGTGAACCTCTACATATTGTTACCTACAATGCCAATCGCACATTTGAGTCTGAGTTTAATGATGGTGAAAAACAAAATATAATCTTAATTAATAATGGTATTCATCCAGGAGAAAGTGACGGTATAGATGCCTCTATGATGTTACTAAGGGACTTTGCCGAAAACAGAATTAAAGCTCCAGAAAATACTATAGTCGCAGTAATACCAGTTTATAATATTGGTGGTGCGTTAAATAGAAACAGTACAACAAGAACCAACCAAAACGGTCCTAAAGAATACGGGTTTAGAGGTAACGCAAGAAACTATGACTTAAACAGAGATTTTATAAAGTCTGACACAAAAAATGCAAAGGCATTTGCAAAAATTTACCACACCTTAAAGCCAGATGTATTTATTGACAATCATGTGAGCAACGGCGCAGATTACCAATATACTTTAACACATTTATTTACACAGCATAATAAATTAGGCGGCAGTTTGGGTAATTATTTACACAACAGTTTTATGCCAAATTTAGAAGATCAATTAGAAAAGAAGAATTGGCCTATTACTCCCTACGTAAATGTATTTAATCAAGTTCCTGAAACTGGGTTTTCTCAATTTATGGATCATCCAAGATATTCTACAGGGTACACTACTCTATTCAATTCATTAGGAATGATGGTTGAAACGCATATGCTTAAACCTTATAAGCAACGTGTGGAAGGTACTTATGAGTTTATGCGAACCGTAATCGATATGCTTGAAGAAGATGGTGAAACAATTAAAAAACTAAGGCAAGAAAATGAAGACTATTATAGAGGTTTAACCGAATATCCGCTAGAATATAAAACAGACAGCACGACTAAATCTTCATTAAATTTTAAAGGGTATGAGGCAGAACGTATTAAAAGCAAGGTTACAGGATTACAACGCTTAAAGTATGATCGCGACAAACCGTTTACAAAAGAAGTATCTTATTACAATAACATTACACCAACACGTACTGTATCTGTTCCTAAATCTTATATTATACCACAAGGTTGGCAAGAGGTCATCTCGCTACTACGTTTAAATAAAATTAAGCTAGAGAGATTCGATAAAGATACAACGCTAACAGTAACAGCTTACCGAATAGATGATTATAAAACACGTAATAGTGCTTATGAAGGTCATTACCTTCATTCAAATACAAAAGTAACTGGTACTGAAAACCAAATTACATTTAGGAAAGGTGATTATAAAATTGATACCGACCAGCCAGGAATTAGGTATGTATTAGAAACCTTAGAACCATCTGCTATCGATTCGTTTTTTAATTGGAATTTCTTTGATAGTATACTTCAACAAAAAGAAGGGTTTTCACCTTATGTTTTTGAAGAGGTAGCTGAAAAACTATTAAAAGATAACCCAAAACTTAAAGAAGAATTTGAAGCCAAAAAAGCATCAGATAAATCATTTAGAAGTAATTGGTATTTGCAGTTAGATTGGTTACATAAACAATCCCCAAATTACGAAAGTGCTCATTTACAGTATCCTGTTTACAGATTAGAATAA
- a CDS encoding BlaI/MecI/CopY family transcriptional regulator yields MKTLTKAEEDVMQILWDLEEANVASIIEKLPEPKPAYNTISTIVRILENKEFVDYRKEGRGHIYFPKVKKEDYSHKTLNKFVDGYFQGSFKSMVSFFMKENDISISELEDVLNQMNKNENS; encoded by the coding sequence TTGAAGACACTTACCAAAGCAGAAGAAGACGTAATGCAAATCCTTTGGGATTTGGAAGAAGCTAATGTAGCCTCTATTATAGAGAAGTTGCCAGAGCCTAAACCTGCCTATAATACCATATCGACAATTGTTAGGATTTTAGAAAACAAAGAATTTGTTGATTACAGGAAAGAGGGCAGAGGCCATATTTATTTTCCAAAAGTAAAAAAGGAAGACTATAGCCATAAAACCCTAAATAAGTTTGTTGATGGCTATTTTCAAGGCTCATTTAAAAGTATGGTGTCTTTTTTTATGAAGGAAAATGATATTAGTATTTCTGAATTAGAAGATGTCTTAAACCAAATGAACAAAAATGAAAACTCATGA